The following nucleotide sequence is from Actinomycetes bacterium.
CTACTACCAATCCCCTGAGTGGAGTTCGAAGAAATATGAAGTCAATACCAACGAAGCTAGTGGTCCTTGGGGCCGCAGCGACGCTGGCACTATCCGCATGCTCGAGTGATTCCGACTCGAGTGATTCCGACTCGAGCGCTAGCGGCAGTGGTGCCGTCACCGCCGAGAACAGTCTGAGCGGCATCCCCGTAACCGTGGGATCCAAGGACTTCGACGAGCAGTTGCTGCTTGGCGAGATCCTGGTGCAAGCATTTGAGGCCGCAGGTGCTGAGGTCACCAACAAGGTGAACCTTGGTGGAACCAGTGTCGCCCGCAAGGCGCTTACCTCTGGAGAGATTGATGTTTATCCGGAATACAACGGAACTGGCTGGGCCGTACATCTAGAACAAGAGGATCCCAGCTTCGAGGCTGAGGAACTCACCAACAATGTGAAGGAACTCGATTTCGAAAAGAACAACATTGTTTGGATCGGTCGTTCCCCGTTCAACAATACCTACGGTTTCGTTTCCAGCCCAGAGGCTACTGAGGCTAATGGTGGCGCGTTTACGACGCAGTCCTTCATGGAGTACGTCCGGGATAACCCAGACGCGACAGTTTGCATGGAGAGCGAGTACCCGGACCGTCCCGACGGGCTAGTCCTGACCGAAGAGGCAACGGGAATCGAACTCCCGGACAACCAGGCCAAGATCCTGGACACGGGAGTCATTTACACCGAGACGGCCGACAACAAGTGCACCTTCGGTGAGGTCTACACCACTGACGGTCGTATCCCGGCGCTCAACCTGACGTTGGTGGACGATCCAGGCATCAACATTCTCTATAACGTTTCTGCGTCGATGCGTTCGGAAACCTACGACAAGGCACCGGATCAGTTTGAGGCCATCGTGGCAGCACTTCTGCAGCCGCTGGACGATAAGAAAATGGCTGAACTCAATAAGCAGGTCTCAGCAGATGGAGAAGAGCCGTCAGCTGTTGCCAAGGAGTATTTGGTTTCTGAAGGAATCATTGCTGGCTAGTTGAGCGAAGGGCGTGGAGGCCGAGGGTCTCCACGCCCTTCTTCGTTTTCCCACCGTCTCCAAACTAAGGGCCAGGTATGGATGGCATCCGCAGTTGGTTTGACTATCTGTCGTCACGTACAGATCTCGTAGTTGAAACTCTCTTACAAACCTTGACGTATGTCGTTTCCGTGACGGTTGCGGCGAGTATCGTCTCGATCAGCGTTGGTGTCCTGACCCGGCACAATCCTTTCGCCAAGGAACTATCGCTGTCGATTGCCAGCGTCTTTTTGACTATCCCCAGCCTTGCGCTGTTCACGATCTTTATCCCCATCGTGGGTCTGGGATTCACGCCCAGTTTCATCGCGATGTTTCTCTATGCGCTACTGCCGATCCTGCGCAATACCGTTGCGGGGCTCGACTCCGTTGATTCCAGTGTGATGGAGTCTGCGAAAGGTATGGGCCTGACTCCGCGTCAGGTACTCTTCAGAGTCCAGTTACCCTTGGCTTGGCCGATCATCTTGGCTGGTATTCGCGTGAGTGCCCTACTCACGGTTGGTATCTCCGCTATTGCGACCTTAGTTGCTGGCGGTGGCCTCGGTGACTTCATCAAAAGTGGGCTGGCTCGCTTGCCACTGCCGAACTCTCTGGAAGCGATTTGGACCGGAGTAATCCTTTCGCTAGCTCTCGCCCTTGCGGTCGACTTGGTGCTAAGGACTATTGGCCGCTTCAGCAATCCCAGTGGAGTTCGCTCATGAACCTCAACCCACAAGATCCCCCTCAAGAGGAGAAGAGTGTGACCACTCCAAAAATTTCCTTGCGTGATGTTACGAAGACCTACTCCGGGGTAGACACTCCCGCCGTAAAGGACCTGAACTTGGATATCGCCAGCGGGGAAATCCTCGTACTGGTGGGCCCCTCGGGCTGCGGCAAAAGCACGACATTGCGCCTCATCAATCGCATGATCGAACCGAGCGCCGGTGAGATCATCTTTGATGGCGAAGACGTCACAAATAGTGACCCCAACGAGCTGCGGCGTCGAATGGGATACGTCATCCAGCAAGTCGGTCTCTTCCCCCATCGCACTATCGCCGAAAACATCGCGATCGTCCCCAAATCATTGAAGTGGCCGAAAGACAAGATCCGAGCGCGTGTTGATGAGCTTCTCGAGTTGACCGGTATGGATCCAAACGTCTACCGGGACCGTTACCCCAAAGAACTGTCTGGTGGGCAGGCTCAACGGGTTGGCGTCGCCCGAGCCCTGGGAGCCGAACCGGACGTTTTGTTGATGGACGAGCCGTTTGGTGCGATTGATCCGATAACCCGCTTCAACCTACAAAACGAGTTCTTGCGGCTGCAGTCTGAGTTGAAAAAGACGATTGTTTTCGTGACCCATGACATCGACGAGGCAGTCAAGATGGGCGATCGGATAGCGATCTTGCGGGATCAATCAGAAATCGCTCAATTGGACACCCCAGAGGCGATTCTGACCAATCCAGCAGACATCTTTGTCGAGGATTTCTTGGGCGCGGGTGCCGTCTTGAAGACTTTGACGCTGAGGCGTCTCAACGACATTCAACTAGTTCATGCGCCCACGATCACGGAACGGACGAATCGCTCCGAGGCGGCTGCACAACTTCGACAGTCTGACTTCCCTTTTGCGGTACTGCTAGATGATTCGCGACGACCAATCGCTTGGGTCAACCAGGCGGACCTCGACAGTTCCGATCCACTGGCATCCAACTCACGACGAATCCCGGTGAAACTCGAACCCGAAGACACACTCCAAGAGGCGCTGAGTGTCATGCTGCAAACATCCGCAGGCATGTCCGCGGTCGTGGATAGCACCGGGCAGTATCTGGGGACATGCACAATCCAGTCTCTGGCCGAGTTGCTTACGGAACCACCCGTTGATGGAGACTCGTTGTGAGTACCCCTCTCGTCGTCGACAACCCGGAAACCCTTCCAGCACGCCGAAACCAGTCGATAAGCCAACTGGATCTCATCGTTATCCCAGTGTTTTTCGTCCTGCTGGCTGTCCTGCTTTCGGTGGTTTGGATCTACTCGGATTTTGACGGAACCACCACCAGCATCTTAGAACCAGAGCGACTTTGGACTCAGGCGCAGGAACAAATCACCGTTGCGTTGCTGTCAACCGTGCTGGTGATCATCCTGGCAATCCCACTGGGCATCCTGGTCACTCGCGAGGGTGCACCTAGACTCAAAAATAACCTAGTTACCGTCCTTGGTTTGGGTCAGGCTTTGCCCGCGTACGGGCTCCTCGTCTTGTTCTTTGTGGCCTTTGGCCAAGGAACTCTCACCGTTGTCCTCGCCCTGGCAGCGTTCGCACTCTTGCCGGTGTTGCGC
It contains:
- a CDS encoding betaine/proline/choline family ABC transporter ATP-binding protein (Members of the family are the ATP-binding subunit of ABC transporters for substrates such as betaine, L-proline or other amino acids, choline, carnitine, etc. The substrate specificity is best determined from the substrate-binding subunit, rather than this subunit, as it interacts with the permease subunit and not with substrate directly.); this translates as MNLNPQDPPQEEKSVTTPKISLRDVTKTYSGVDTPAVKDLNLDIASGEILVLVGPSGCGKSTTLRLINRMIEPSAGEIIFDGEDVTNSDPNELRRRMGYVIQQVGLFPHRTIAENIAIVPKSLKWPKDKIRARVDELLELTGMDPNVYRDRYPKELSGGQAQRVGVARALGAEPDVLLMDEPFGAIDPITRFNLQNEFLRLQSELKKTIVFVTHDIDEAVKMGDRIAILRDQSEIAQLDTPEAILTNPADIFVEDFLGAGAVLKTLTLRRLNDIQLVHAPTITERTNRSEAAAQLRQSDFPFAVLLDDSRRPIAWVNQADLDSSDPLASNSRRIPVKLEPEDTLQEALSVMLQTSAGMSAVVDSTGQYLGTCTIQSLAELLTEPPVDGDSL
- a CDS encoding ABC transporter permease — encoded protein: MDGIRSWFDYLSSRTDLVVETLLQTLTYVVSVTVAASIVSISVGVLTRHNPFAKELSLSIASVFLTIPSLALFTIFIPIVGLGFTPSFIAMFLYALLPILRNTVAGLDSVDSSVMESAKGMGLTPRQVLFRVQLPLAWPIILAGIRVSALLTVGISAIATLVAGGGLGDFIKSGLARLPLPNSLEAIWTGVILSLALALAVDLVLRTIGRFSNPSGVRS